A stretch of the Clostridium fungisolvens genome encodes the following:
- a CDS encoding methyl-accepting chemotaxis protein — MKFNKIKLSNKLIIGFSLMILLVMFSSAIAIFRLNAINQSVSRLVNIENKKVSLAYQMRSSINKIAISFRNLSISSNSNYIADQQKIINDNKKLFEDSNKELGSLIVTNEGKEVYQTLQTNATAAFSAFDKAMTTASQTTLTNAQLESIINEIDKPQATLLKSIEDLISLQNTSMQIEAEKGSSTTAAASSQMIMILVASIVLGILLTYVIRKSIVKQVKEVMNGSTKLAEGNFNLQMEVAAKDEIGNTVIALNDAVDKLNISMLSIKDESENILQSSEVTNTLFTEVSSQIEQISAATEEISAGMEESSAAVQEVSSMTSNVRDDINTTAIKAQQGLDIALNIQQKATAINKESISSRQNAERIYNETKMNLEKALAEVAVVNEISEVANSIDAIASQTNLLALNAAIESARAGEAGKGFAVVADEVRRLAEQSSLAVSEIQTKINAVLNSVGKLAGSSQDVLMFIEKDVLKDYEKLIKISDEYKKDGDTFKELIGNFAEVSKNISSTVDQITKSMDDVAISVTEVAKSSTNIASSIVEVSGKNDSILASSDSNANSALKLGKLIQQFTLK; from the coding sequence ATGAAATTCAATAAAATTAAGCTTTCGAACAAACTAATAATTGGTTTCTCTTTAATGATATTGCTAGTAATGTTTTCCTCTGCAATAGCCATATTTAGATTGAATGCCATAAATCAAAGTGTTTCTAGATTAGTTAATATCGAAAACAAAAAGGTTAGTCTAGCTTATCAAATGAGAAGTAGTATTAACAAGATAGCAATTAGTTTTAGAAACTTATCAATAAGTAGTAACTCTAATTATATAGCAGATCAACAAAAAATTATTAATGATAACAAAAAGCTATTCGAGGACAGCAATAAGGAATTAGGTTCACTCATCGTTACAAATGAAGGCAAAGAAGTATATCAGACACTTCAAACTAATGCAACCGCGGCCTTCTCTGCTTTTGATAAAGCTATGACTACAGCTTCACAAACTACCCTTACTAATGCACAATTAGAATCTATAATTAATGAAATAGATAAACCTCAAGCTACTTTACTTAAAAGTATAGAGGATCTTATAAGTTTACAAAATACTTCTATGCAGATTGAAGCTGAAAAAGGCAGTTCTACAACAGCAGCAGCATCTTCGCAGATGATTATGATACTTGTTGCAAGTATAGTGCTTGGTATACTTTTAACTTATGTTATTAGAAAAAGTATTGTAAAACAAGTTAAAGAAGTTATGAATGGATCAACAAAGCTTGCGGAAGGTAATTTTAATCTTCAGATGGAAGTTGCAGCTAAAGATGAAATCGGAAACACTGTTATAGCATTAAATGATGCAGTGGATAAACTAAACATAAGCATGCTTTCTATAAAAGATGAAAGTGAAAATATCCTTCAAAGCAGCGAAGTAACAAATACTTTATTTACAGAAGTAAGCTCACAAATCGAGCAAATATCAGCTGCAACTGAGGAGATTTCAGCCGGTATGGAAGAATCATCAGCAGCAGTTCAAGAAGTATCTTCGATGACTTCTAATGTAAGAGATGACATAAATACTACTGCTATAAAAGCTCAACAAGGTTTAGATATAGCATTAAATATTCAACAGAAAGCTACTGCTATAAATAAAGAATCCATTAGCTCTAGACAAAATGCAGAAAGAATATACAATGAAACAAAGATGAATCTTGAGAAAGCACTTGCTGAAGTAGCTGTGGTAAATGAAATATCAGAAGTAGCAAATAGTATCGATGCAATAGCTAGCCAAACTAATCTATTAGCTTTAAATGCCGCAATAGAATCTGCAAGAGCTGGAGAAGCCGGTAAAGGATTTGCAGTGGTTGCAGATGAAGTAAGAAGACTTGCTGAGCAATCTTCTCTTGCAGTTTCTGAAATACAAACAAAGATTAACGCTGTACTTAACTCAGTTGGCAAACTAGCAGGTTCATCTCAAGATGTATTGATGTTTATAGAAAAAGATGTTTTAAAAGATTATGAAAAATTAATCAAGATCAGCGACGAGTATAAAAAAGATGGGGATACCTTTAAAGAATTAATTGGAAACTTTGCAGAAGTTTCAAAAAACATTTCAAGTACAGTAGACCAAATCACAAAGAGCATGGATGATGTTGCAATATCTGTAACTGAAGTAGCCAAATCCTCAACTAACATAGCTTCAAGCATAGTTGAAGTTAGTGGCAAAAATGATTCAATCTTAGCTTCTTCAGATAGTAATGCTAACAGTGCATTGAAACTTGGCAAGCTTATACAGCAATTCACATTAAAATAA
- a CDS encoding glycoside hydrolase family 1 protein, translated as MGENNKGIIPEGFLWGSAVTSFQSEGAYNEGGKGVSIVDKREIPEGFSDWTVAVDFYHRYKEDIKLFKELGINSYRTSISWARVMPNGEGEVNEEGLKFYDDLFDELLANGIEPVITLYHFDVPNALAEKYNGFASRKVVDLFADYAKLVFERYKDKVKYWITFNEQNLVLIMNEYWGVTTPEGANREELAFQVTHNVFVAHAKATKLLHEIIPDAKMGGMVAYTTTYPMTCKPEDALANQKVKELFNDLYFDVFAHGEYPTYITSLWNKRNIKPVFEAGDEELLKENTVDYLTFSYYRSDVVKAVSDEEGSTALFKGITRNPHLDANEWGWAIDPIGFRIALKEVYARYRMPIFVTENGIGVREELNENNTVEDDYRIEYLRDHIKEMKLAMEEGVEVIGYLTWGCTDILSSHGEMKKRYGFIFVNRDETELRDLKRYKKKSFDWFKKVTESNGEIL; from the coding sequence ATGGGAGAAAATAATAAGGGTATAATTCCAGAAGGTTTTTTATGGGGAAGTGCAGTAACTTCTTTTCAAAGCGAAGGAGCTTATAATGAAGGTGGAAAGGGAGTTTCGATAGTTGATAAGAGGGAGATTCCGGAAGGTTTTTCTGATTGGACAGTAGCGGTAGATTTTTATCATAGATATAAAGAGGATATAAAGTTATTTAAGGAATTAGGAATTAATTCATATAGAACAAGTATTTCATGGGCAAGAGTTATGCCAAATGGTGAAGGCGAAGTTAATGAAGAAGGATTAAAATTCTATGATGATTTGTTTGATGAATTATTAGCAAATGGAATAGAGCCAGTAATAACCCTTTATCATTTTGATGTACCAAATGCTTTAGCAGAAAAATATAATGGTTTTGCTTCAAGAAAAGTAGTAGATCTATTTGCAGATTATGCAAAGCTTGTATTTGAAAGATATAAAGATAAGGTTAAGTACTGGATAACTTTCAATGAGCAAAATTTAGTACTTATTATGAACGAATATTGGGGAGTAACTACACCTGAAGGTGCTAATAGGGAAGAATTAGCTTTTCAAGTGACTCATAATGTATTTGTTGCTCATGCTAAAGCTACAAAGTTGTTACATGAAATTATTCCTGATGCGAAAATGGGTGGGATGGTAGCTTATACTACAACATATCCAATGACTTGCAAGCCGGAGGATGCTTTAGCAAATCAAAAGGTGAAGGAATTATTCAATGACTTATACTTTGATGTATTTGCCCATGGAGAATACCCAACATATATAACAAGTCTATGGAATAAGAGAAACATAAAACCGGTGTTTGAAGCTGGTGATGAAGAATTATTAAAAGAAAATACAGTAGACTATTTAACTTTCAGCTATTATAGAAGTGATGTAGTAAAGGCTGTTTCAGATGAAGAAGGAAGCACTGCTTTATTTAAAGGAATAACAAGAAATCCTCATCTGGATGCAAATGAATGGGGATGGGCAATAGATCCAATCGGTTTCAGAATAGCATTAAAAGAGGTGTATGCTAGATATAGAATGCCTATTTTCGTTACTGAAAATGGAATTGGTGTTAGAGAAGAATTGAATGAAAATAATACTGTAGAAGATGATTACAGAATTGAATATTTGAGAGATCATATAAAAGAAATGAAGCTTGCAATGGAAGAAGGCGTAGAGGTAATCGGCTACTTAACTTGGGGATGCACAGATATTCTAAGTTCACATGGTGAAATGAAGAAGAGATATGGATTTATCTTTGTAAATCGTGATGAAACTGAATTAAGAGATCTAAAGAGATATAAGAAGAAGAGTTTCGATTGGTTTAAGAAAGTGACTGAATCAAATGGGGAAATATTGTAA
- a CDS encoding YfjL-like protein yields the protein MKRSSIIFLILTILLFLMNIVDGLYGNPVSKYLASRQITSYMTDSLHIKKFEIKSINKNFVYGGYYFADVYDEENNNKFTIAATEKNVVSNVLSDIEPQTNVDKTNYSPIILENTLKVSFILFALSSIIYFYGSMFRRG from the coding sequence TTGAAAAGGTCTAGTATAATTTTTTTGATTTTAACTATACTTTTATTTTTGATGAATATTGTAGATGGACTCTACGGAAATCCTGTAAGTAAATATTTGGCCAGTAGACAAATAACAAGTTATATGACAGATTCCCTACATATAAAAAAATTTGAGATTAAGTCGATTAACAAAAATTTTGTATATGGAGGGTACTATTTTGCGGATGTATATGATGAAGAAAATAATAACAAATTCACTATAGCAGCAACGGAAAAAAATGTTGTTTCAAATGTTCTTAGTGATATAGAGCCACAAACAAATGTAGATAAAACTAATTATTCTCCAATAATTTTAGAGAATACCCTAAAAGTAAGCTTTATATTATTTGCTTTAAGTTCTATTATATATTTTTATGGCAGTATGTTTAGAAGAGGTTAA
- a CDS encoding AGE family epimerase/isomerase produces the protein MVNKSVYSSDFQNPEWLKNHIFKILEFYYPKCMDYENGGYFSYFLDDGAVGDFETKHILGTAKFIYMFSIGALLDRDALWCIEAAEHGLKFLQEFHLDKNNGGYYWTLKKQQVSDSTKYTTGHAFVLLAASKAYEAGIQSARDIIEYVYELLEKHFWEPHHELYVNEINRDFTITSPYRSQEANMHMCEAMIAAYEATSDKKFLRKSYELSKSVTVKLTSKSGGMIWDHYDENWQVDWNYGKESEEDISSAAFIPGFSIQWSKLLLMLKRNFSQDWMAIKAEYLYNTTMSKAVDNEYGGIFYSISQKGAPIDTDKYFWVMAETLGASALLASDSKEAYYWNVYTYISAYCETFFIDNEHGGWHQILNRTNTKYNNFKTAIPKVDYHPVANCYEVIKTLMSN, from the coding sequence ATGGTCAATAAGTCTGTATATAGCTCAGATTTTCAAAACCCTGAGTGGTTAAAAAATCATATTTTTAAAATACTCGAATTCTATTATCCAAAGTGCATGGACTATGAAAATGGGGGCTATTTTAGTTACTTTCTTGATGACGGAGCTGTTGGGGACTTTGAAACAAAACATATTTTAGGAACTGCAAAATTTATTTATATGTTTAGCATTGGTGCATTATTGGATAGGGATGCTTTGTGGTGCATCGAGGCGGCAGAGCATGGATTGAAATTCTTACAAGAATTCCACCTAGATAAAAATAATGGTGGATACTACTGGACACTAAAAAAGCAACAAGTGTCAGATTCCACTAAATATACTACTGGTCATGCCTTCGTTTTACTTGCCGCATCTAAGGCTTATGAGGCAGGAATACAGTCCGCTAGAGATATAATTGAGTATGTTTATGAACTCCTTGAGAAACATTTTTGGGAACCTCATCATGAACTATATGTAAATGAAATAAATAGAGATTTTACTATTACATCTCCATATCGTAGCCAAGAAGCAAATATGCATATGTGTGAAGCTATGATAGCCGCTTATGAAGCAACTTCTGATAAAAAATTCCTAAGGAAAAGTTATGAATTATCCAAATCTGTTACAGTAAAGCTGACCTCTAAATCTGGTGGTATGATTTGGGATCATTACGATGAAAATTGGCAAGTTGATTGGAACTATGGCAAAGAGTCCGAAGAAGACATTAGTTCTGCAGCTTTTATACCTGGATTTTCTATTCAGTGGAGTAAATTACTTTTAATGCTTAAGAGAAACTTCTCTCAAGATTGGATGGCAATAAAAGCTGAATATCTTTATAATACTACAATGTCAAAAGCAGTAGACAACGAATATGGTGGCATATTCTACTCCATATCTCAAAAGGGGGCTCCAATTGATACCGACAAATACTTTTGGGTAATGGCAGAGACCCTTGGTGCTTCCGCCCTTTTAGCTTCCGATAGCAAAGAAGCTTATTACTGGAATGTGTACACTTATATATCAGCTTACTGTGAGACATTTTTTATTGATAACGAACACGGCGGTTGGCACCAAATACTAAACAGAACTAACACTAAATATAATAATTTTAAAACAGCTATACCCAAAGTAGATTATCATCCTGTTGCAAATTGTTATGAGGTTATTAAAACTCTTATGTCAAATTAA
- a CDS encoding helix-turn-helix transcriptional regulator, which translates to MTREEFIKKVDEKLKLIRTEKGYTQDKMAEILGISKKTLVQVEKERASLGWSVAIAACVIFKDSEILELTFGGDIDEIIISLSFANEQRKYAPTLGGKVWWNNIKSEKGFTLQQNIISNHYRILDSDNRRICYSFEIEYIDKRFKELTE; encoded by the coding sequence ATGACAAGAGAAGAGTTTATAAAAAAAGTTGATGAAAAACTAAAGCTTATAAGGACTGAAAAAGGATATACCCAAGATAAGATGGCTGAAATACTCGGAATATCTAAAAAGACACTGGTACAGGTTGAAAAGGAAAGGGCAAGTTTAGGCTGGTCGGTAGCCATAGCAGCATGTGTTATTTTTAAAGATAGTGAAATACTTGAATTAACTTTTGGAGGAGATATTGATGAAATTATTATATCTTTGTCTTTTGCAAATGAACAGAGAAAATATGCTCCAACTCTTGGAGGAAAGGTGTGGTGGAATAATATAAAAAGTGAAAAAGGATTTACCTTACAACAGAATATAATTTCCAACCATTATAGAATTCTAGATAGTGATAATAGAAGGATTTGTTACTCTTTCGAGATAGAATATATAGACAAAAGATTTAAAGAACTAACAGAATAG